In Phoenix dactylifera cultivar Barhee BC4 chromosome 1, palm_55x_up_171113_PBpolish2nd_filt_p, whole genome shotgun sequence, the genomic stretch CTTCAGATTTGGAATCGGATTATGCTTCACAGCTTCAGAAAGAATAAATCACGGTAAACacgaaacaaaaataaaagaaatcgaACCTCTGTCGGGAGTCGGAAGGCGGCGCTCGGAGGAACCGCTCGGAGGAGGCGCTCGGAGCTAGAGGAGGTGCTCGGAGGAGGGGCTCGGAGGAGGCGGCgctcggaggaggaggggctcgGAGGAGGCGGCGCTCGGAGGAAGAGGCGCTCGGAGGAGGCgctcggaggaggaggggctcgGAGGAGGCGGCGCTCGGAGGAAGAGGCGCTCGGAGGAGGCGCTCGGAGGAGGCGGCGCTCGGAGGAGGCGGCGCTCAGAGGAGGCGCTTGCAGGAGGCGGCGCTCGGAGGAAGCGGCGCCCGGAGGACGGGCTCGAAGGAGGCGCTTGGAGGATGAAGATCGGCGATAGGGATTTGGGAGAAGAAAACCCCAGCATTGTGCTTTCAATTTATACTGCTCCATTTCGGGTTCGGGAAGTGGGTCCAGGCGTCCAGGCCGCAGGCGGCAGTGAGGGATTCCGGGTTCGGGCCGAGTCTTCGGATCGTCGTAGAATAGATGTCCCAAAATAGACCCCAAAAAATAATAGATCAGGTCGGATCGAATCCAGATACAATAAATCCAGACTCGGatccaaaaaatattttgggtctAATTTTAGAAACCGACCTGAACCCACGGGTCTTCCAAAGCAAGTCGAGTCGGATCTAAATGGGTCGAGTCACAGGTCGATCCGAttcatttgcagccttaccAAGAACACCATATTGGTTAGCACCGCCCCATGCCCTCTCATCAACATCTCTGATCCATTTGACTCTCCAGGTCTAGGAGAGGCCTCGGAAAGCGAAATCCCCACCTCCTAAGGCATCGAAGGAGGGCAAAGATGGGAGGGTCGGTTACTGCCGACGAGGCCACCCAGGGCTCCTAGGGGCGAAGGACGGCAATTGTGTTGTTGTTGTTCAAGCCCCTTCAAGAGTAGAATTTTATCCAGAGACCCCAAAATCCCGGGGGACAAAAAGTCCTATCTTGAAAGCGCACCAAAGTCCAAATCCCTTCtggaaagaaataaaataaaaataaaatatgctcTCAGAGATGAAGAGAAATCTAATCGGTCAAAGAAGAGATCAAACAAGATGGCAAAGTAGAATAAGAACTCAGTTTGGTTagcaagaaaaaatatatatatatatatataatatttaaataaaagtttttatatatttgattgATTATGAAAAAGTGTATATTCTACTATCTAGAAAATAAAGCAACTTATATTTAATtgagcatctattttttttagaaacatTGCATGAAAtacatatttaataaaataaaagatggTATCCTATACTACCTAGAAGTTTAaagatatttttgaaaaaaaaatattctaatatTCAACCAGTAAAAATTAAACTTTTTTATATTCTATATAGATTTtctcataaaatataaaaattttattttaatacgaaagctattttttatttttttaaactcCAGCCAAATATTAGCTTTTTTTTATCAAtcatattttttcctttttttcgacGTATCAAATGAGGAAAAAGCTCGGCGGACTCTTTCGAAGATCCGAGAGGAGAGTGGCAGTAGCTTTCCAGAAAGAGGCACCACGAAAGGAGATCTATAGTAATAGTCTTGCAGGAAGAGAGCGAGGGAGAAAGATGGAGCACCGCATCTTAAAATCTTCCAATAAATGGATGGTTATGATTTGAAATTGTTatagataaaatataataaaaaatgcgCAGCAGCAAAAGctgttttattttgttttaaatatatatatatatccacacACTATAATTGAACACATGCAATCCACTTGGAAAACATAGGTAATGATCATATtgatggaaacaaaaaaaattgtttttcatttgcactattttctttttttttattttttcactacATGATTGATTCTAGATTGCCATTAGATTTGGTTTCTAGTACATCTCTACATTTTTTTctggaagaaagagagaagccCACCTACACTGTAGTATATCTGTGACTTTTTTTGAAGTTAGACTTCTATAAAATGTATAGGCTATAAACTTTTCTTTTCTGGGCCTCTCCCCATTCATCGAGCTAACTGAATTGCTTTCTATTACGCTACCCTTACGATTGCTTTTGGTTTGGGTGGGGGTAACATAAGTCAAAGAAAGGTTAAATGGAACAAAGTGTCCTTTGCTCCACTTGTTCCACTTCAACCACCAAGCACTAAATAGTTAGTATATTTACTCTAAAGAATAAATTTAGTATCTCAAAAGTAAGTCAAGTCACTTTTTAATTTAAGCTGAAATGAGTTAATTTATTTCGAAGAGGGATATAATCAAGTTAGCCGATTTACTTGTTTTGCAATGAAGCAGAGTGGCTTTTAAGATAGAATTGAAAGACATTTATTCAATGAACTCATTCTTTGTGTaatcatatttttccttttcatgCTTTTTGTTGGCTGTCTCATATATGGTCTTGTGAAAATTAAATATCCAGCTTTGCATCAGCCAATCAAAAGTTTCTGTTATGTATAGCAAGAAATATACATATCGATACTATTATAACAGAGACTATGGGATGCATCTCCATCATATACCATTCTATAGCAGTCTCCACATGTAACggactctcatatttgaaactATACAAATTCTAGAGATGTGATTCTTTGGAGCCAGTATGCGAGGCTAGAACACTAGATTCAGCCCATTTTGGCCCCACAAGCCTCCACATCATGAAGACTTCATGGtgcagaattcatcaaataatgaaacaattaTAATTTAAATACTACAAACAACTATATAAGATTAAACAACAGAAtgtctctaaattttttattgAAACGCTTCCTTAAAAAATTAAGTAATGCCCCACCAGAAGAAGGGGAAGCTGCATCTCTCAACTTTTATGGAGATTAAGTAGGCAAAAACGAGGAGTTTCAATTACCTTTTAAAGCATGAGGTGGTGGTAGGTAAAGATTTATTGGGGTGGGTTATTCATAGCAAAGAGAAGGCCTACAACTGGTATTGTGACTATACTCACCGTTTGGGTTTTAGTACTAGAAGGAGGAAGTAATATTACTTCACCAAGACGAACAAAACCAGAACAAAAGGCTGTTATTGCTCAAAAGAGGGACTAAATGATGACAGTTTATTTAATGAGGTAAATTACAGGCAGCCTGATACCAGAATTACTTTCAAAGTGATGGTTTGTTTTACTGTTGATAAGCAAGGGCAATGGAAGGTGATGGGTTTCTGAACATAATCATAAGTTGGCTAAAAGCAGAAAAGAAGCATTTGTTGAGGTTTGCACGGTCTCTAACTTATGAGAAGGCTGGTGCAATTGATTCCATGGTGAATGCAAACTTTGTGAAGTTTATAGGCTTAATTTGTTATTATGAGCATCTTGCAGTAGCACTAAGGAGTAGGAATAACTACTAATTATGTGAAAGTATTGAACTTATATTTTtccccaaaataaaataaagcagaTTTTAAGAACTTTAAAGGCTTGTTTGGTGATTTCTAAAGGATTTGGCTGAAATCCTGTAGAATTAGTGGATTTGGCCTTCTACTTAAGCATGGCCTTATATCAATCAAACTTCATCTAGATCAAATCCagtgggaagaaaaaaaacaataatagCCAAACAAGAAGCCCAAAGGCTAAGCACTGGGGAGGTTTGGATAGGCTTTTAGAAAATGCAAGTTGGATGGGCAATCTCCGATTCCTATAAAATTTTCAGTCCAATTCTGTAAAAATATCCAAATAAGCCCTAAGTTGTTAAGTAATACCAGTTAAAACATAGCATCTAAGTGCCAAAAAAGACAATAATCATTTGGCAGTAGGATAAAACATTATTTATATGGTTTCATACTAGCAtttgaataaaaattatttacttcttgctTTATGGATTTATTTGCAAAAAACAATAACATACTCTTTTACATGTGTTGAGGGAAATACAGGTCACCCTAAAACATCTGATCGGACGACCGACCTCAaacgcccgacctcggacgaccGACCTGGTGCTCGACCTCGGACGGCCTGTCGCCAGACCAGGCGTCCGAACCTGAACTCTCAACCTCGAAACGCCCGACCTCAGAAGGCATCCAATCTCTAGGAGTCAGACCTCACCAACTGCCCGCCACTGTCGCGTCCTCCTACGGCCCAGCTCGGAACTACGCCTTGGGCGGCTTACGCGACAatcaatgcgcatggtctctgcagacctccggcttacgcgataattaatgcgcatggtctcttcAGACCTTCTGCTTACgcgacaattaatgcgcatggtctcttcAGACCTCCGGTTTACGCGATAATTAATGCGTATGGCTCCTTCTGTCTATGAATCTCCAatcctccacggcaaatcagctcggCTGTGATCAATCAGCCATGACAACTCCATAATTCCGATCTCATCCTCTACGGCAAAGCATTAATTCCCATGATCGTACATCAATTTATGCGACGTGCTCAGCCGTACAGTAACCTGGACCCGTCGCGTCACAGGTAATCCAGCACCCCACTATAAAAGAGGAATTCCTCTACCgtaaagggggggggggggggggggacgaaAACTTTGGATAAATTGCTCTTGCTCATATTccccctctaacttaagcatcggagggccggcgccggaaactccggccaccggcttcttacaggtctcccggaggacgtCGTGCACCGCTGGACTGCCGCTCCCCGATCCTCACTGGAGCTTCTCCTTCCTGGCCCatcggtcgcccccgggtccaaattccagcaacaacaTGCAATGGTGAAATTTGAATACAATTACAACAACAAGAAGTACAAAAATCTCCATCAAAAACATGTTCATCATGCCCCTATATTTGGTTTTTCATTTCCTTTtacaatcaaatattttttcgATATCCATCCTTAAAGTAATTATCTCTCTCTTTACATCGAGCAAGCATGTACTCGACAAGATTAGAATAGCTACTTCCGACTCATCAATTGCTCCCTCATTTGTGGGATAGCACGATTGCACAAACCCATGCCTTCTGCAATAATAATACAATTTGTTTGGATTTTTCGCCGAACTAGAGAGTATAATTCTTGTCAAAATACCACATTTTGCCTACTAGGCCTGCTGGACCAACCCTCACTTGTTGTAGGCATCCTACACAATCAAAATTGAAAAACAAGCTAATTACACAACTGACTACTTAGAAAGAAATAACCTATGTTATTTCAAATCCGTAACAACTCCTATAAAAACAGCCCAGTATTAAATAACAAGCAAGCAAACCTGATTTTCACCAAACTCAAAAACCTAGAAAAAACAACCTACTAAAGATTGCGGAGGGTTGGTATTATTGATGTTGGTATCAATAACAAGACTTTCTATATGGAGACCTTGATTTCTTAATAAGATAAACTAAATGAATTACATACCGATTTTACCTAGCCCTAAATCTATGTTTGAGACTTAAAAGAGCTAATAGAGTCTACAATCAGAAAAAGGCAACAAAGGATAAATCCTCAATTAACAAAGCCTCAATTATGCTAACTCTGACTGAGGCTCTAGCCTAGATGGAGAGAGATGGGTATAGATTACCGACGAGAATTAGTTTGTTTCAATACATAtaccgcgcgcgcgcgcgcgcacacacacacatatatatatatatatatatatatatatatatatatatatatatatatatatatcatcagAGCTACAAAAATTATCACATCTTCACAAAAAGTGAGAACGATATCCATAGGTTTTAGGACCATTTTTGAAGATACAAGATAACTGAAAGCATTGGACTTCCAGCGTGAAGTAATGATTTACAAAACAGAgctacagaaaaagaaaaacttaatCAACCACATTTATATCCAACTTCCAACTCCAATATAAAATGTTCACACTTAAATAGTAAAAAAAGAAACATGAAATATTGCGTATGATGACACAACCATTTATATATAGCATCCTCATTGAGTTGTCACTAGACTTCAGTAGTTTCTTCCATCTTTAGCTCAGGAAGTAGAACTTTGTTCCGCTGATGGATTGAAGGCCTTTTGCTCGGCGCAGTCCAAATTATCACCAGACAACTCCCGGCCCACGCCCATCAAGTCAAGGTAATACTGATAATGGGATACGATGTTGTTCATGGAATCAACAGAGCCCTGACCACAAACAAAGTCCCCGTAGAGAACATTCATGGTAGCCCCAAAGCCAGGTAGTCTCTTAGATAGGGTGTCATTTTTGGTGGGTTTCCACTTGCCAACAAACACATCATGAGCTGAAGGCTGCTTCTTTTTCATTGGGTTCATCCACCTCCACATGGCAGCTTGGAAGGCCAGGGTTGCATTCTGTTCAAGATATTCCGGATGGTTCAAGAGATCGACCTTCAGCCCTTCACCAATAGTTCCGTAGTTGAAGTTCCTGTTGCCAGGAAGACGATTCACAAGCAGGCTTAGTAATTCCAATCCTGACAACTAACAAGCAGGGGTGGTGGGATCCAAATGAGCCATGATGAAATTCTCAGAAAGACTTCCACCGATCCAAGTGACTCAAAAACTTGTGATTTAATACAATTGACTAAAATCTAACGATGAAataacattctttttttttaaaaaaaaggaatcttAGATATGTGGGCATAATCTTAAATATGAGAGTCTCTAAAACACAGAGTCAGTTAAAGAAAGGAGCAAGTGCAGTTTCTCTGGTTATAATGCAACAATGTCGATCAATAGACATGGTATGCATGGAAAAAATGAACTTGTGAATCTACTTTTGCAGAGGTAGTTATTGAGAGCTGCTAGTAGTTTAACGAGGAATTCAACAAATCTGAGGCAGACTAACGTATTTTTGAATCATGGTAAAGTTATGAAACTGCGTCAGGGAGAGCTTCCATGGAAAAGAGACAAACCAGTAAACTGGCAGGGCACCGCGGCCATAGTATTCAGCTCCAGGGGTGCAAGGGTAGATGTAGCTATCTTCACAGTAGGACTTGCTCGGGCTCATTTCATGGTTGTAGCACAACCCCCACGCAAGTGGACCGCCGGTTGCAACACCATAGCCACCTTCACACACCAAGGAACAAGTCAACATAAAGACTAAGCTAAGACGATATATTAAACGCAATCAGAGGAAGGAAAGAGATGGATGCTAGATACGCTTACATGATGTCTTGCTGCCGACATGGCCAAGGAAGGCTGCGACTTCCTTCATCTGCATCTGCTTGCCGCCGGTGGTGCCGAAGCCGAGGGGCTGGTAGACGGCGGAGGCGGTGATGAAGGAGTGGTAGTCCCAGAAGCCGACTGCTTGGGCGACGGGGGTGTTGCGCTTGCTAAAGAGGTTCTCAAACTGGTAGACCTGGAATAAGTCGCTGATGGTCTCGTTGCAGCAGTACACACTGGCCTTGCACTCCCACCCCTTGTTGCAGAGCTTCTCCTTCTTCGACTTCGCGGCGACCATGCCTACCCCCAGCAGCAACACCAGCACTGCCATTGGGATGGCCGACGACCTCTTCTTCGCTGCCATTGGTGTTGGCAAAATCAAAGACTACCTAAAGGGTGAAGAGGAAGAGgttggagagggaggaggataTATAAACGACAAGAATGTAGCCGAGAGGCCGGTGAAGAGAGAGGA encodes the following:
- the LOC103701432 gene encoding chitinase-like protein 1; translated protein: MAAKKRSSAIPMAVLVLLLGVGMVAAKSKKEKLCNKGWECKASVYCCNETISDLFQVYQFENLFSKRNTPVAQAVGFWDYHSFITASAVYQPLGFGTTGGKQMQMKEVAAFLGHVGSKTSCGYGVATGGPLAWGLCYNHEMSPSKSYCEDSYIYPCTPGAEYYGRGALPVYWNFNYGTIGEGLKVDLLNHPEYLEQNATLAFQAAMWRWMNPMKKKQPSAHDVFVGKWKPTKNDTLSKRLPGFGATMNVLYGDFVCGQGSVDSMNNIVSHYQYYLDLMGVGRELSGDNLDCAEQKAFNPSAEQSSTS